The window CCATTCACCAAAAGGTACATTTAGAAGTGCAGATCCAGTAGGGTAGGTATTAACATGGTATATCAATGTTCCCCCAGAAGGGGCTCCACATTGTTGGAAACATGAGAGGTCACTGACTGGAGGCAAAGACTTGAGTCTAACCCTGCCTTTCTCATGTAAAAACTCTGTGTGAGCCTCTAGATATGTCATTGACATCActaaaaatgttttctcattcaCAAAACCAAAATACAGATAATACATGTTTCCTGAGGTATAGTTTTATAAACTATAATAGGATTCAGAGTTACAAGAGACCTTATTCAGTCTTCAAACCAACTGACTAGAAAAGATGAGGAAGCCAAGGATACCGATGTGATATGACTTCCCCATTAGCACAGGGGAAAAGAGGATTTGGATCCAAGTCCTTTTAATAAAACTAGATTAAATGTGGTTTCAATAGAACAtcaagtggggtggctaggtggcacagtggataaagcaccggccctggagtcaggaggacctgggttcaaatccggtctcagacacttaataatgacctagccgtgtggccttgggcaagccgattaaccccactgccttgcaaaaaccttaaaaaaaaaaatagaacatcaGAATGGACCTCAAGTTATAGAACACTTTTTCACCTATCTTCTCAAGGACATTAACTGGAGCATCTCTTCTCCCCAAGAGCAAGCCTAAGGAGTCACAGATCTCTGCCTTCGCCTTAAAGATATCCTTAAAGATACTGCTTCTGGATAGGGACTAGGATGTGTTTGTCTTGAGATCTAAAGTGCTTGACGGTGGAGTCATATAAAGGTCCTTGGAGGTCTGTCTTCATGCTTTATAAAATACCTTGATATTAATCAGGACTATATGTACTTAGAAAAAGAAGTTGATTAAGGAGTATTTAAGACAATGGACCAGTCCTGCTCAGGAGAAAGCATGGGTTGTTTGAATCTACATCCCTTGGAGAGCCTGCATCTCTGTAGGAAACAGTGGCAGGTAGGGCCAGGACTCAGGTGCCCAAACTTGTAATCCAATGTTttaaggtttggggttttttttttttttggttttttcaaggcaatggagataagtgacttgaccaaggtcacacaggaggtacttattaagtatctgaggtcgaatttgaactcaggtcctcctgattccagggctggtgctctatccattgtgcaatcTGACTGCCCCCAGTGTTCTTTTCAGCACAGCACAGAAGAGCTCCATCATGGCAAAGGACAGAGTGAGAGCCGGCATACTACCCACCAGGCAGCACTGATAGGCTGGGAAGTTTTCAGACTGCTAGGAAATGATTAACTGAGGCAAAAGGTTTggttattaattaagcagaaaTGCAGCTGCTTAGGGTTCTGAGGAGAGAAATTAGAGCCACAAACCACAGGCAGCAGCCAATGTTTGCGTATTGGGGCCCTGGAATGAGGTGTCTTGATCCCAAGGTGGCTAATATGTACTCCTCTCTGCTCCATACTCAGATGacaggggaagaaagaaagaaaaggaagagaaagaaaaaaatgaagaaaacgtGGAAACTAATTTAGAGactatcagaatgccttctgttgggcgggggggaaggggggaattgtaaaattcaaaccttgcccaaaaagaaatcattggtagaaactactattgtatataattggaaaacaaaatatgtaataaaagTAATCACAAACATTTATTGCAAGGCTGATGAATATAATTATGataatacattcaatttggatctctGCTCAGCGTGGCTACAAATGTAAAGTCTGTATCAGATTGCTctcttttgggggagaggggagggagaaaaattgtaaaactcaaaatcttgcaaaaaatgacagaaacagagtggctaggtgtcgcagtggatagagcactggccctggagtcagaagtaccttagttcaaatctggcctcagacacttaataattacctaagctgtgtggccttgggcaagtcacttaaccccattgccttgccaaaaaaaaaaactaaaaaaaagatagaaactaTCActgtaatttgaaaaatgaaatatttaatgaaatatatatatatatataattatgatcaGTTGTAttaaggggtgggggagggaaatataGGAGGAATAGATCTGAAAAGTTTTTTATATGATTCTTAACAGTTAATTATCAACAGCTAATTCAGTAACTGTTAGGCGCCACCGTGTATAGGATGCTTGGTGTGGAGTCacgaagatcttagttcaaattcagcttcagacactcattagctgtgtgatcccgggtatgtttttaattttttggtttcagtttcctgatcAGTAATATGACggtaataatagaacctacctcctagggttgttgaaagaatgaggagaaaatatttgtaaaaatctctataaatgctagctattttccTGCCCCTGAGGTCTTTTCAGCTTCTCCTGGCCAGAttgtaaaatagtcattgaataGTGGGACAATATATtcggtttttttttaggtttttgcaaggcaaacggggttaagtggcttgcccaaggccacacagctaggtaattagtaagtgtctgagaccggatttgaacccaggtactcctgactccaggaccggtgctttatctactgcaccacctagctgccccctatttttttttagaatatacTCATTTTTAAAGCTAATCTTCATAGCCTTTCTTTGCTTCTAGAATCCCATTTAGACTTAAGCTCTAGAggcattttttctttccccaaattcctCTAGGTTCTGACTACAGGTGCAAAGCAGAAGATAATCTGTTTTCCCATTTCAGGACTCAAGCTACACCAGCCTCTGTAGGAGGCCACTTTGGGAAAATGGCCGTTATAACACTCTAAAgttggcaaagcactttacacatgTTAATTCCTTTgatcctgtgaggtagatgttattatccccattttacaggtgaaggaaactgaggaataggATGAATTTTTTTAGGGGGTCACAGCTAAGGCATatttgaggcaagattcaaactcaggtttttgACTCTTAAAGACACTATCCACTTTACCATCTGACAGCTTTGATATTAGGCAAAGTGTATATGAAAATGCCTTCTAAAGCTCTGGctgagtcatctttttttttttaggtttttacaaggcaatggagttaagtggcttgcccaaggccacacaactaggtagttattaagagtctgaggtcagatttgaactcaggtcctcctgactccagggccatgctctatccactgcgccacctaactgcccccgaGCCATCTTTAAGGAGCCATTTGGACAGTTCCTCAGGGGGTCTCCCATCGTCCTCTCCTTGGCTACCTGAGGTTAGGTTGGCACGGTGAATGACAGGCTGAAGCTCTCAGAAGTCGCTAAGCATGAGCTTGAATCCAGACCACCTGACTCTTTAGATGAATGTTCTTCCTATTTCCCAGCCCTTTtccatgaaaataaattttcttgtaGAATCTACATCTCATACTCTGAGGAAGGAATCCCATCATGGGTAAGTAGAGGAGTCCAAGTCTGTCAGTTTTAAAGGGAAGAGTCTATGCTCTCTTTTTATTGAGGTTCCAAGGTAAGTTTAAAACCTGTGGGTCTCTAggcttttgaaaataaaatcttaatttttggCTTGGGGACAAACTGAGGTCATCAGAGCTAGATCCACCCTTTAATCCAGCCAGTTCTCCAATCCCAacagcaatgggggggggggggcgtaaATAGACAATCCAATTTACCTTTTGGGGTTTATGCCATTGCTTCCTTCCCccagtctcttcattttaagttttcattttatttcctttttctgcttATAAGCCTCCAAGGGACTCAAAGAGGACCTACAAATAGGTTTGTCAGCCTCAGGTGTATTGCCAATCAACTCCCAGGTGGTGACTTTTCTGTCTGGTGTTTGGTCTGCAAAATGTTTTCCACCTCCATTCTCCCAAAAGGGTCAGACATTCAAAATTATTTGCCTCAAGTTTGCCCAACTTGTTCCAAGGTGGCTAGCTGTTTATCAGGCAGGGTAGCGCGAGTAAGACCTCTTCAGGCTGAAGGATGGAGTCAGTCAAACTTCATTTACCCATGGGAACTGCCAAGGCCACCTGTTAACCAGTCACGCTCTCAAAATTAGCAGCGGGTAGACTTAAGGACCTTGATCTTCCTAAAGGATGTCAGGAACCTGAGATATGGAGAAGAGGCAACTTCCCCGAGCTGTGCAGTTGGCATGTTGGTGTGGATGGTTGTTGGGTCTGAACTCATTACAGGCCTTTCCCACCTTCCTTTCTCTGGGTCTGAGAATAACTCCTAGCTCTATTGTTCTGACCCATGTCCTcctgcctcccccttcccacccccacccccctaccCCTGGGTTTGGGCCATCTAATGCTATTTTTGGACTTTGTCCTGATGACTTGTCACTACAACTACCTGGGAAATCTGAAGgcaattaaacatttttctttctcagtctcctctcCTACCTTCTCTTCTGGTCTCgttctccttttcctcattcttccaagaaaaatattggaAGACCTGAATGACTCCAAATCTGTGGTATAGGCTTGGAGATGGGACACAAAATCAACATGAGCTTTTCTTGCTGCTAAAGCTACCAGGCTATTTCTGACTTTGCACTAGCTCTGAATTACTGTTTgccaaggagaaaaaaaggagtcTCGATCGAGGAAATgcagattcattcattcactgaagTATTTGAACACCTGCTATGGGTTCAGCATTTTCCTGGGATTTGGCCCGGGTGGGACCGCCTACCTTCTGACCCAGCCTATTAGCAAAGAGACATTAGTGCCCCAATAGAGTGTGAAAGCTGCCTTTCCTTGCCCATACTAGCACTAGCCAAAGATTAGGAGCTGGCATAGCAcatggaagaggaagaggaggaagaacaagGGCCCATATAATCCCCAAACTTCTTTTTGAATTGTCAAGCCTTGTCTCAAGCTGAATTCAGGAGGTGTCTCTTAGGCCTAGACAAATGCAGAATCCATTAGGCCTACCCTCCAAATGGCAATTTTCCGATCCACAGATCAGAAATTTTACTAGTTAGGACTATCAGATGCTAGGCCATGCATCATGAATAATTTTTGACAAATAAGTTtcccttttaaaaactttttaacttttacAATATGACAATTGCACTGATGGTTTTCATGGCTATACAAGTGACTTGCTGTCTCAGTGGGGGgagtagggtgggaggaagggagagaatttggaaatcaagattttggaaagaaatattGCAACTTACTTTTGCATGGAgctggagggggaaaaaattaaaaataaaataaaaataaaaaccaaacctCAAAAAACGTCTTTGTTGCTTAATACACCAGGATGTGGCTTTGTCACATCTGAACAAATGCTCTGTAGTCTGGTGTTGCTACATGACCAGATTCAAATAAAATCATGAGTCATAAGACCTCCTATCTTAGTGAAGTATGCCACAGGACTCCTTTTGATATACCTTGTGGGCTATTTTCTCTGTAGACAAGGATGTCCTCATATCTGCAATCTAGGACTCATCTCATCCTGCCTCCTCCACAGAACTAACCATTCTTTCAGTGGGGAGTGATTATAAATCAGAGGAAGCAGAGCTGCCTCCAAGCAGTCCCAGGGTCAGTGGGAATGGACTCTCAAATAACtggcagggggaaaaaaaggagaaaatcaagCAGTAAGACAATGGGTAAGCAGCAAGCAACCCCCTTAGGGTTCCTGGCCATTCCATTCACAGTCCATGGGAtaccctcccttttctcctaaCCTAGACAAGTGGTCCAGAAAACCCTGGAGAAGTGTTGCGTTTGTCTGTCCGTCCTTCCATAAAACTTACATACATCCTTATACGCACTTATCCTCTAAGAGGGAAATGGGAACTTATGGTTCAGCTTTCTTGGAGTAGATCGAGCAGTCTTGCCCCAACACAGGAAAACATATTTGAAAACTTATctgagaaactgagtcagagacaGAAGTTTTTGATCTTATGGATTCCATCCCAGAGACCTGCTCAGAGCAGACCTGGTCCTTGAGCCTTTGGTTAATGGTTATCAAACCAGCCTGTTTGACCCCTCCTTCCCAGCTCTACTATGGATTTTTATGCTACTGAGCCAAGCACCCACATTTCCTACCCTCTATTCTCCTTGTCAGCTTCTTCATGGACAATTTTTCAGGAAAGGAATGGCAAGAAAAAGTCTGAAACTGGAGATGAGAGCAGACTTAAGGAAAAGATTCTTGTCTATGATCATAATTCCTCCTACTCATCAGGTTCATACAGGCTAGAAGGAATAACAGCTCATAGACCCTATTTCCACTTAAGGGAACCCCAATTTTTTCCGATACTGGAGCAATACCAATACAAATGAGGGGCTCATCCAGTACACAAACCTAAAATAGCTACTGGTATTTGGAATAGAGTTTGCCAGCCAGAGAGTGGGACTTAATAAACACAGGATGTCTGCATTTAAGGTTCTGTAGTTCTCTCTACCAAATGACTCAAGGGCTGAATCCTAGCATGAAACTCAGAGTTAAAGGACACTGCATGTGGGACATGAGAGATGTGTATCCTTACTGCTATTGCTTGGAAAACAAAGGTTTTGCTGGTGCTTGGACACTTTTCCTATCTGATAAATGTATGCCCTTCTCTGGCTTTTGAAATCCatgacaatgagaaaaaaaatggtggGCAGTTGTAGGGCCTGTTGCCGCTTTGAGGATGTAGGAACAATCCCCTGAACACTCTGTAGATTTCTACCCTACTAACAAACAAGGTGACTAAACTAAGGGATGGTGGCTGCCCATTCCAATAGTTCCTTTCCACGCTAGCATGATTCTTTTATTTGAGAACTGAGCTGATGATGCTTCCATAAAACTGCCAGCTTCCTTTTCCCATAAGGCATCCATCAGAATCAGTGGCAGGAACAATGTAGGGCATCGGTGGACCTCACTTTGTATATGACCGCTTCCAGCTAAACATCTCCTCAAGTCGAGGGGAGGTTGGTGCTCCTTCTCGCTTTTGTAAAGTAAATCGGCGACGGCGGCCTGCCAAAAATGAAGAGCGGTGGCGGGAGAGCCCCTTCACCCTCTCTTCTGATCTGAAGAATTCATTCAGAGCCTGGAAATACTCCAGGGTAGCCTCATGACTCCAAGCTGGGGAAGGATCTTCCCGGAGGAAACCACAGTGGCCCCCATGGCGGCTGAGTAGGAGGAAGAAGTAGGGGTTGTTCTGGAAGAGTTTGGTGGGCAACGTTTGATCTGGAGGGCCTCTCACGGGGTCATCGGCACTGCAGATGCACAGTACAGGGACTGCAGCCTCATCCACATCCCGAAGGGGATCATTCTCATCCCAGTAGGTGTCCCAACTGATGGGGAGGTTCTTGGTCTGGCAGAAAAGGGCCTCCTCAAATTCACGCAGAGAGCGACTCATAAACAGTTTGTCTGTGTCCACTATGTCATCTAAGGCTGTAGCATATCTATCAACAATAGAcaaaaattgtaaattgaggcAGGAagaaggtaaagaagaaaaagaacattatagTGGATTATTGGGGATATTATTCCTTCCAGCTTGGagtttctccctcttttttttttttttttttaggtttttttccaaggcaaatggggttaagtggcttgcccaaggccacacagctaggtaattattaagtgtctgagaccggatttgaacccaggtactcctgactccaaggcccgtgctttgtccactatgccacctagctgccccactacaccatctagccacccctccctcTTTCTTAGGATATTATTCTAAAAtgggagttcttaacctggagtccacaggacccccccccccgcaaGGGAAATAGATTTCAGGGAGTCTATAAAGTTGGATGGGAAAAAATCACCTTGTTTtcaagagaattgttttcttcagaaatctttctattttattcactttaaaaaCATGATTATGAGGTATCCAAAGACTTTACCAGGTTGTCCAAAGAGTCCAAGATATAAAAGAGGGTAAGAACTCTTGTTCAAGGAGTTTTAGTGTTTCCTGATCACCCAGAGCCAGGTTTCTGGTAAACCCAAATAGCAAGTGATAGATCATTTCCTTTGGGGGTGGCTTGGTGTAGGAGAGAAAACTCCAATGTGCAACAAAACGATGTATCCTTGGtctttggttgtttgtttttatatcactgttGCTTAACTACCAGCTCTGGGCCATTGAACAGACTCTTGGATTGTTCTGACCTGGAAATCTGGGCACTTGGTTTTAGACTTTCTCCTGTCTTGAATAACTCCCTGTtaataactttgggcaagtcactctatttctctgatttccttctcTATGATATGGTATTGAACTAAATTATCTCCAAGAATCCTACCATTCTATGAATATAGGATCATTTTTGGTAGCAGCTTAACTTTCCTCAGGCCATTTTGTTTGGGTTGTTTGCCTATTATCATTTGCTCATTCTGATTGTACATGGATTAGACAGCTTGGGGGGCATTCCAAGAGGGTGCTTAGTGGCAGAGGAAACTGGGGCAGGATTTAAAATTCACTGCAGGTAGTGAGGGAGTAGATCTGAAAGTGGACTTTCAATGAGATATGCAAGGGAATGTTTTTGGAGATTATCATACATTTGTTCCCAATTCTGACTTCCAACAGTGTGATAGCAAATTTCAGGACGAATCAAGGGTCAATAGCATCTTAAAATTCAACTAGCACCAGACTTCCCATGGACCATGGATGATGCCCCAAAGTAGATGCCATCTGCTTGGCAAAAAATGGCTTGCCTAGATTCCTCAACCCCTAAACTCACTGACCACTAGGTACTTCCCCTTATCTCCAAATTCCTTTACCCCATTACCTCAGCCCTGATTTTGGGATACCAGCTCAGGGTCTGGACTGGTTGAGTCACCTCAGTGGTGTAAGTACAGGGTAATCTCTGTTATCAGTCATTTGGGCCTGGAAAACCATGGCAACCAAGAAGGACACCTGGGCTCCTAGACTGGATTTTCTGTTGCCATGGCAGCTCTGCTGAGTGTAATGTTTGTTCTTTTCagtattggggggaggggataagaggaagaaaatggggaaaaggaggcagaaagagtttggttttttttttaacttcctcatCACCATATTGACACAGGCCTGGGTATTCATTATGGAAAGTGTCACTCCCTTCCTGCAAGGTTCAGGCCATGTACCACTCTCTATTGAGAACTCCCCACAGTTTTTCAGGGTTCAAAAGACTCATTAAAACCAGAAAAAGATTtgagagatcatctggtccattTTCCAAGGTAGGATGTTTAGACcagagagaggaagtgatttACTGTCACACACAGAAGCAAGCGGCTTAGCTGGGACCCCCTGTCCAATTCTTCACCCTTTTCCTGTCTTGCTGTGAAGCCAAGCTCAGTCAAAGTCCTCTGTCTGGGTTTGGGGATCCAGGTGGTTCTAGCATCCCTTTTTGAACCTGTCCAGCTTTGGATGGAGAGGTAATGTCACCTTGGACAGTACTGGGCCTCCCTTTCTTCAGTATCCAGGCTACTCTGGGGGTGAGACCACTGTGGACTGACGGGAGAAGAGAGGCAGCCCACACAGTTGTAGCCGCCCCAGTTGAAAAGCATTTTcaaacctttttctttcctcccaaaggaaaagaactttgCTCAAATTTTCCCTGCGGACTAATACATGGTAAAGACACGGTGGAATTATTTCTCCGGAAGCCCGGATTGGGACGGGGTGAGAGCCACTCTGCCGCTGCCTCAGCTAGGATTTCGGGGGGCTCCCTATGCCTTCTCCCAGGGGTACCCACCTGCTCAGAGTGATTTTCTGGTGCAGCAGGAAGGCCCTTTCGTAGAGCCAAGGCAGCCCATCCTCAAACCACTCCCTGCAGCGGAGAATGGGTGAGATACAGGCTGCCCCTGTGGCGTAGCTGGAGGACCCGCACTCGCCCAGGTAGGACAGCAGCAAGGCCGAGCCGGAGCCCTCGCTCACCAGGAACAGCGGCGCGGCCGGCTGCCTGAAGCGAATGTAGGTGACGGCCTCCTTGAGGTCTGAGGGGTCCCCGAAGGTCTGCAGCTGAGTGCTGAGCAACGGGCAGCCTTGGTGGCCTCGTCGGTGGAAGATGACTGGGTAGTAGCCCTTCTCCAGGGCCAGGAGGCAGAGCTGGGCCACGTTCTGCGTGAGGCGGCCCCAGGAGTTGGGGATGACCAGCAGGACGGGAGGGGAGCTGTGGGCGCTGGTCAGCAGCTGGGGGCTGGGCGCCGAAGGCCCCACCACCCAGTCCAGGGCTACCAGCCCGTTGTCCGCCAGCTGGAGGTGCTCCCTGGCCAGCCGGAGCCCGGGGCCCGGCGGGAGCAGGAAGTGGCAGAAGGTCTGGAGATGGGGCCCCGAGCGCCAGGAGCCGGGGCCAGGCGCGCGGAGGGCCGGGGCCCCGCGGAAGGCGCGCAGGAGGCAGTGGGCCAGCGCAGAGCGCTTGTAGATCAGGCGGCAGCCCCCCGGCGCCAGCTCCTGGCCCTGCTCGAAGCCGCCCCACGGGGCCGCGCCGGCCGCCGCCTCCCCGTCCTCGCCCTCCTCGCCCTCCTCGCCCTCGTCGCCCTCCTGCACCGCGGCTCCCTTGGCTCCCTCCTCTTCCCCGGGTCCGGGCTCCCGGCCGCTCCTGCCGGGCAGTCGCCCCAGCCAGCGGGCCAGGAGGCAGAGCAAGCCCAGGGCGGCCAGGGCCAGGCCGGGGCCCCAGGCGGCCATGGCCAAGGCGGCCCCAGCGCTAGGGAAGAGCAGCGTGCGCCCCCTCGGGCATCCCCGGCTCCGCGCCCGGCCGCCGGGCCCACTGTCCCCGCCCTGGGGCCGCAGCTCCCCATTGGCCCGGCCTCGGGGCCGCCCCCCTCCGCCCCACCCCCGGCAGTGATTGCGGATGGCCGGAGTGGGGTCCGGGGGCGCCCCGAAGCTGGAGCCGGGCGGGGCGGCCTCCCCGCCAGCTGGAAGGCgcttggggggggaggaggggggtacCGACCGGGCGGCGAAGGGAGGGGGCTCCAGAGGGCGGGCGGCCCCGCTCGTGCCCGCGAGGCTGGGTCGGATGCGCtcggtctgggggggggggagactcgAAAGAGCGGGGGACCCCAGGCTCGCGCCCCGCCACTGAGCGCCCGCCGTCCCGGGCCGTCGTTGGCCGCCC is drawn from Macrotis lagotis isolate mMagLag1 chromosome 5, bilby.v1.9.chrom.fasta, whole genome shotgun sequence and contains these coding sequences:
- the ABHD15 gene encoding protein ABHD15, with translation MAAWGPGLALAALGLLCLLARWLGRLPGRSGREPGPGEEEGAKGAAVQEGDEGEEGEEGEDGEAAAGAAPWGGFEQGQELAPGGCRLIYKRSALAHCLLRAFRGAPALRAPGPGSWRSGPHLQTFCHFLLPPGPGLRLAREHLQLADNGLVALDWVVGPSAPSPQLLTSAHSSPPVLLVIPNSWGRLTQNVAQLCLLALEKGYYPVIFHRRGHQGCPLLSTQLQTFGDPSDLKEAVTYIRFRQPAAPLFLVSEGSGSALLLSYLGECGSSSYATGAACISPILRCREWFEDGLPWLYERAFLLHQKITLSRYATALDDIVDTDKLFMSRSLREFEEALFCQTKNLPISWDTYWDENDPLRDVDEAAVPVLCICSADDPVRGPPDQTLPTKLFQNNPYFFLLLSRHGGHCGFLREDPSPAWSHEATLEYFQALNEFFRSEERVKGLSRHRSSFLAGRRRRFTLQKREGAPTSPRLEEMFSWKRSYTK